A single window of Streptomyces cathayae DNA harbors:
- a CDS encoding cation diffusion facilitator family transporter produces the protein MSASGGTKAIVAALAANAAIAVAKFVAFLFSGSSSMLAESVHSVADSGNQALLLVGGKRAQRQATPQHPFGYGRERYIYAFLVSIVLFSLGGMFALYEGYEKIKNPHELTHWYWPVGVLVFAIIAEAFSFRTAIKESNALRGKRSWKEFVRHSKAPELPVVLLEDLGALVGLVLALGGVGLALLTGDSVWDGVGTLCIGVLLVLIALVLAVETKSLLLGEAAGAEETRKIEAAVVDGDTVTRVIHMRTLHIGPEELLVAAKIAVRHDDTAAEVAAAIDAAESRIREAVPIARVIYLEPDIYSEAESAKGADAEATPGGPARTEH, from the coding sequence ATGAGCGCGTCAGGCGGCACCAAGGCGATCGTCGCGGCACTCGCCGCCAACGCCGCGATCGCGGTAGCGAAGTTCGTGGCGTTCCTCTTCAGCGGTTCCTCCTCGATGCTCGCCGAATCGGTGCACTCCGTGGCCGACTCCGGCAACCAGGCCCTGCTGCTGGTCGGCGGGAAGCGGGCACAGCGACAGGCCACCCCGCAACACCCCTTCGGCTACGGCCGCGAGCGCTACATCTACGCCTTCCTCGTCTCCATCGTGCTGTTCTCGCTCGGTGGCATGTTCGCCCTCTACGAGGGCTACGAGAAGATCAAGAACCCGCACGAGCTCACGCACTGGTACTGGCCGGTCGGTGTCCTCGTCTTCGCGATCATCGCCGAGGCCTTCTCCTTCCGCACCGCCATCAAGGAGTCCAACGCCCTGCGCGGCAAGCGCTCCTGGAAGGAGTTCGTCCGCCACTCCAAGGCCCCCGAACTGCCCGTCGTCCTCCTGGAGGACCTCGGTGCCCTCGTAGGCCTCGTCCTCGCCCTCGGCGGTGTCGGGCTCGCCCTGCTGACCGGCGACAGCGTCTGGGACGGCGTCGGCACCCTCTGCATCGGCGTCCTGCTCGTCCTGATCGCCCTGGTCCTCGCGGTGGAGACGAAGTCGCTGCTGCTCGGCGAGGCCGCGGGCGCCGAGGAGACCCGGAAGATCGAGGCCGCCGTCGTCGACGGCGACACCGTCACCCGCGTCATCCACATGCGCACCCTCCACATCGGCCCCGAGGAACTCCTGGTCGCCGCGAAGATCGCCGTACGGCACGACGACACGGCCGCGGAGGTCGCCGCCGCCATCGACGCCGCCGAGTCCCGCATCCGCGAAGCCGTCCCGATCGCCCGCGTGATCTACCTGGAGCCCGACATCTACAGCGAGGCCGAATCCGCCAAGGGCGCCGACGCCGAGGCCACCCCCGGCGGCCCGGCCCGGACGGAACACTGA